GGGATTAAAATCCAATATTCATAATAAATGTTCTTCAGGGATTGTTATTTCTTATGAAATCACACTTTTTCCAAGTGAAATTAGTTTAAATCAATTTAACATAATTAATAATCTAAGAAATCTTTTTATAGGATAAACATGGATACACTTACCTCTTATAAATTAAGTTCATTTTACACATATTATTTTAATGTTAAATGAGGTTTGTTTTAATGATAAAGGGTGCTAGAGAAATCTTTAAAAACGATATTAAGACAGTCATACACAGTCCTGTGGTTTCATTTGTTTTGTTGGCGATTATTATAATACCTTCACTTTATGCGCTGTTAAATATTCAAGCAACATGGGATCCCTACACTTTGACTTCTAATATAAAAGTTGCAGTGGTAGATGGAGATTCGGGATACACTTACAATGGAACTCCATATAATATAGGTGACTCACTTGTTGAAGAATTGAAAAATAATGACAAGTTCAGCTGGCAGTTTGTTGATGAGAAAACTGCACGAGAAGGAGTTAAAAAGGGAGATTATTATGCTGCTTTGATAATTCCTGCTAATTTCAGCCAGCAAATTTTTTCAGTTGATACCTCAAATCCTCAATCCGCCCAGATAGAATATTTAGTCAATGACAAACTGAATGCCATCGTCCCCAGGATGACCAATGTTGGGGCAGATACCATACAGGCACAAATCAATGATGAAATAGTTAAGACCATTGATGGAATCATCTTCGGTAAGCTAAGTGATGTTGGAGAACAGATTAAAGAAAACAAGGCACAAATTCTAAAAACAAAATACATGGTTAACCAGTTAAATGGGAAGTTATCAGATATTGATGCAACACTGGAAAAGGGAAATTCAGTTATGAGCACAGTTGATAACATCTGGCCCACATTCAGTGCAGAGTTACCGGAAATACAGACTGAAGCAAATTATGTGAAGGAAAAATATGACACCCTGTACACTTATATTAAAGAAAACCCAACAAAAGCCCTCAACACTGTCCAAAATATGGAAATAGCAACTAACACCATTGTAAAGTCTTTAAAATATCTTGATGCTATTTTAACCACTCTTTATGATGTAACCGGCGATACAAATTTAAAACCAATTATTGATCAAATTGAACTAGATATTACCAAGGCTAATAAAGTATTAGGGATCCTGCAAGAAATTGAAACCGACCTCAAGGCGGGTAATGATCCATCAAGTAAGTTGAATCAACTTAAAAGTTCCATTGACCAGATGGACAGTGCCATTAATACTCTGGCCAACAACAGAGAAAACATTAATCAGATCATCAAGGAAGCTTCAGCTAAACTAACTTTAGCTAATTCAAAATGGCCTGAATTCAGAAATGCAATTTCCACCGCCTCTAACAAACTTAACGGAATCGATGAGGCAGATCTGGACAGGATAATTGCATTTTCGGATGTGGATCAAAGTGGTGTTAAAAATTATTTTGAAAGCCCGGTAGTGTTGAATAAAAAACACGTTTACCCGGTGGATAATTATGGGTCTGCTCTTTCTCCTTTTTACATTTCCCTATCTTTGTGGATTGGTTGTATTATAGCTGTGGCCATGCTCACCATGAGGGTCAAAACCGAGAAAAAATATAGTGCTGAAACAGTTTATCTTGGTAGAATGGGTTTATTCTTAATTATGAGTATATTTCAAGCTTTGGTGGTTGCAGTTGGGGCAATAATGTTAAAGGTACAGCTTTCTTCTGTACTTTTGTTTGTTGTGACCACGGTATACGTAGGTCTATGTTTCATGATCGTAGTTTATTCATTAACATCTGCCTTTGGAAATGCAGGTAAAGCTATGGCGATTATAATACTTGTTTTCCAGATAACTGCCACTGGAGGAATATTCCCTGTGGAAATCCTACCATCATTCTTCCAGGCAATACATGCCTACTTACCATTGACTTATGCTATTGGTGCACTACGTGAAGTGGTTGCTGGTGTTTATTGGAGTAATTTCTGGTATTGTATGGGTTCATTGGCTCTATTTCCCGTACTGGCCTTCGGATTAACTCTGTTAATTAAAGAAAAAATGGATAAACCTGCACAATGGGCTGAAAATAAGTTAAAAGAGAGTGGTCTGTTTTAGAGAATAGTCTTGATTGTGGAGTTTGCTTTGATATATGTTATGTATGGATTTTTATGCAGGGAATTTCCTAAAATTGGATAAGTTTATTCATTTTTTCCACCAGCAGTGGTGGTTAATTTAACATGTTCTACTCCTTTAAGTCTCATAATTTGTTCAGTGAGGTCACGGATTTTGGCAGCATTTCCTTTGACTATTATAACTTCAAGACAGTTTTTTTCAGACATGTGAAGATGCATGGTGGCGTTTATATATTCTCTGAACAGATGTTGGGTATTAGTAATATCTTCCATCACTCCAGTGGAGTGATGATTGTAGATAACGGCAATTATCCCCACACGGTCACCTTCCATGTCTCTCATCCACTGATAACGCACTATATAATCTTTCAGGGCATCTCTAATTCCTTTAGATCTTGAAGTGTACCCTCTATCCTTTAAGACTTCGTCAAAGTCGTTTAA
The Methanobacterium petrolearium genome window above contains:
- the nikR gene encoding nickel-responsive transcriptional regulator NikR codes for the protein MRISMSLPKKLLNDFDEVLKDRGYTSRSKGIRDALKDYIVRYQWMRDMEGDRVGIIAVIYNHHSTGVMEDITNTQHLFREYINATMHLHMSEKNCLEVIIVKGNAAKIRDLTEQIMRLKGVEHVKLTTTAGGKNE
- a CDS encoding YhgE/Pip domain-containing protein; translation: MIKGAREIFKNDIKTVIHSPVVSFVLLAIIIIPSLYALLNIQATWDPYTLTSNIKVAVVDGDSGYTYNGTPYNIGDSLVEELKNNDKFSWQFVDEKTAREGVKKGDYYAALIIPANFSQQIFSVDTSNPQSAQIEYLVNDKLNAIVPRMTNVGADTIQAQINDEIVKTIDGIIFGKLSDVGEQIKENKAQILKTKYMVNQLNGKLSDIDATLEKGNSVMSTVDNIWPTFSAELPEIQTEANYVKEKYDTLYTYIKENPTKALNTVQNMEIATNTIVKSLKYLDAILTTLYDVTGDTNLKPIIDQIELDITKANKVLGILQEIETDLKAGNDPSSKLNQLKSSIDQMDSAINTLANNRENINQIIKEASAKLTLANSKWPEFRNAISTASNKLNGIDEADLDRIIAFSDVDQSGVKNYFESPVVLNKKHVYPVDNYGSALSPFYISLSLWIGCIIAVAMLTMRVKTEKKYSAETVYLGRMGLFLIMSIFQALVVAVGAIMLKVQLSSVLLFVVTTVYVGLCFMIVVYSLTSAFGNAGKAMAIIILVFQITATGGIFPVEILPSFFQAIHAYLPLTYAIGALREVVAGVYWSNFWYCMGSLALFPVLAFGLTLLIKEKMDKPAQWAENKLKESGLF